The Streptococcus pluranimalium genome contains a region encoding:
- a CDS encoding PTS transporter subunit EIIC → MTDNNKVIAEKVLQAVGGKENVTNATHCMTRLRLNLKDTSIPNKDEITAIPGVLAVVESGGQYQVVIGQNVAKVYPEFARLADVVTEKQIDENLDQPKEKLTLKKVGSNILNYLAGSMTPLIPAMMVAAMFRTIQVILGPDLLHLISDKSNAYVLLDALYNAFFYFMPIFIGWTAAKKLGASQVIGLYTGAMLVVPSLVALDGKPFDIYGFIPTTMHNYAQTVLPVILSVWVMFYIERFFKKIIPDVLSTIFVPFLTVAVLVPLSFGLLAPLGSILGDWIGNGLIIFHKYGGFIAIAVIGALWEFLVMSGMHQILIVFAITTMLQNGSEALVSTAGMSATWAAFGMALGAFLKLRDKDEKALSFGYFVSGIIGGVTEPVLYGVGLRYKRPFISLIIGGFLGALYGGLTGVRSYIMGATNFLSVLGYVGGGTTNIINGCISVAIAFFSTAILTYFIGFPIEKNER, encoded by the coding sequence ATGACTGATAATAATAAAGTTATTGCTGAAAAAGTCCTCCAAGCAGTTGGAGGGAAGGAAAATGTAACAAATGCAACTCATTGCATGACACGTCTGCGCTTGAATCTAAAAGATACCTCGATTCCAAATAAAGATGAGATTACAGCTATCCCAGGTGTACTTGCTGTTGTTGAATCAGGTGGTCAGTATCAAGTTGTTATTGGGCAAAACGTAGCCAAAGTTTATCCAGAATTTGCTAGACTTGCAGATGTTGTTACTGAGAAACAAATTGATGAGAATTTGGACCAACCTAAGGAAAAACTTACCTTAAAAAAAGTTGGCTCAAATATTCTAAATTATTTAGCGGGTTCAATGACTCCCTTAATTCCTGCGATGATGGTGGCGGCAATGTTCAGAACGATACAAGTAATTCTTGGCCCCGATTTGCTACATCTGATATCAGATAAAAGTAATGCTTATGTACTTTTAGATGCTCTCTATAATGCATTCTTTTACTTTATGCCGATTTTTATCGGTTGGACAGCTGCAAAAAAATTGGGAGCAAGCCAAGTTATAGGACTATACACTGGAGCAATGCTTGTGGTTCCTTCATTGGTAGCTTTAGATGGTAAGCCCTTCGATATTTATGGATTCATACCAACTACGATGCACAATTACGCTCAAACAGTGTTGCCAGTTATTTTGTCAGTTTGGGTAATGTTTTATATTGAACGATTTTTCAAAAAGATTATTCCAGATGTTCTATCAACTATTTTTGTTCCATTTTTGACAGTTGCTGTTTTGGTTCCCTTATCTTTTGGTTTACTAGCGCCTTTAGGAAGTATACTTGGAGACTGGATTGGTAACGGCTTAATTATTTTCCATAAGTATGGTGGTTTTATTGCAATTGCAGTAATTGGAGCCCTTTGGGAATTTTTGGTAATGTCAGGTATGCATCAGATCCTTATCGTCTTTGCTATCACAACGATGCTTCAAAATGGTTCCGAGGCTTTGGTTTCAACCGCAGGGATGTCGGCAACCTGGGCAGCATTTGGTATGGCACTAGGCGCATTTTTAAAACTTCGCGATAAAGATGAGAAAGCTCTATCATTCGGTTATTTCGTTTCTGGTATTATTGGTGGAGTGACTGAACCGGTTTTATATGGTGTTGGTCTTCGTTATAAGCGTCCATTTATTTCTCTGATTATAGGAGGTTTCTTAGGTGCACTATATGGTGGTCTAACAGGAGTACGTTCTTATATTATGGGAGCAACTAATTTTCTTTCAGTGCTTGGATATGTTGGTGGTGGTACGACTAATATCATCAATGGCTGTATCTCTGTTGCGATTGCCTTCTTTAGTACAGCTATTCTGACTTATTTTATTGGTTTTCCTATAGAGAAAAATGAGAGGTAA
- a CDS encoding PRD domain-containing protein — protein sequence MRVIKKINNNVAECIDDNDKRLVAFGRGIGFPKTPYELTDLSKIDMTFYKLDEHLEMLLTEIPEDLMLLSVEIVQNAQKELEGVLNPTLVFSLADHIQFAIRRLAEFKEMKVLFSQDIAQLYPLETKLAEEALIIINTTLNVNLPHSEVTNIAMHFINSKSDFTIDRESQKIEELIEIVSQIIENELSITIDREEFNYQRFQAHVRYYLKRLREDESFIDGNEIILQSLRSKHPKIYLVAITIMDYISKQWDWSSRMTNFSI from the coding sequence ATGAGAGTTATAAAAAAAATCAATAATAATGTAGCGGAGTGTATTGATGACAATGACAAGCGACTTGTAGCATTTGGTCGTGGTATCGGTTTTCCAAAAACACCTTACGAATTAACAGATTTATCTAAAATAGATATGACTTTCTATAAGTTAGATGAACATTTAGAAATGCTCTTGACAGAGATTCCTGAAGATCTTATGTTGCTAAGTGTAGAGATTGTCCAAAATGCTCAAAAGGAATTAGAAGGTGTCTTAAATCCTACACTAGTATTTAGTTTGGCTGATCATATTCAATTTGCTATACGCAGATTAGCAGAATTTAAAGAAATGAAGGTTCTCTTTTCTCAGGATATAGCCCAACTTTATCCTTTGGAGACAAAATTGGCAGAAGAGGCATTGATTATTATTAATACAACCCTTAATGTCAATTTGCCTCATAGTGAAGTTACTAATATTGCCATGCATTTTATCAATAGCAAATCAGATTTCACCATTGATAGAGAGTCGCAAAAAATAGAAGAGTTGATAGAAATTGTGTCACAAATAATTGAAAATGAGTTATCTATCACCATTGATCGTGAGGAGTTCAATTATCAACGTTTTCAAGCACATGTACGATATTACCTAAAAAGGCTGAGAGAAGATGAATCTTTTATTGATGGTAATGAAATAATATTACAAAGTTTACGCTCAAAGCATCCCAAAATATACCTAGTTGCAATCACCATCATGGACTATATTTCCAAACAATGGGATTGGTCCAGTCGGATGACGAACTTCTCTATTTGA
- a CDS encoding M13 family metallopeptidase: protein MTRLQDDFFDAVNGEWEKTAVIPDDKPRTGGFSDLADEIEDLMLATTDEWLAGKNLPEGEILANFVKFHKLVADYDAREAAGTEPVQALIKEYQALTSFEAFAGRIGNYEMEGKPNLLPFGVAPDFMDAQTNVLWAQAPSLILPDTTYYAEDNDKGKELLALWRQSQEDLLPKFGFSVEDIKDMLDKILELDTKLAKYVLSSEESAEYAKLYHPYDWADFAKLAPELPLDAIFTEILGQTPDKVIVPEERFWTEFASTYYSQDNWENLKAELVYSAANAFNSYLTDEIRVLSGVYGRALSGTPQAMDKKKAAFYLAQGPFNQALGLWYAGEKFSPEAKADVEAKVATMIGVYKDRLRNNTWLQKETIDKAITKLNVIIPHIGYPEKLPETYAKKVIDENLSLVENAKNLAKISIAHSWSKWNQPVDRDEWHMPAHMVNAYYDPQQNQIVFPAAILQAPFYSLEQSSSANYGGIGAVIAHEISHAFDTNGASFDEHGSLNNWWTEEDYAAFKERTDKVVEQFDGIDFAGGKTNGKLTVSENVADLGGLAAALEAAKKDADFSAEDYFTNFATIWRMKAREEYLQLLLSVDVHAPGKLRTNVQLPNFDDFFTTFDVKEGDGMWREPADRVVIW from the coding sequence ATGACACGTTTACAAGATGATTTTTTTGATGCCGTCAACGGTGAGTGGGAAAAAACAGCTGTTATCCCTGATGACAAGCCTCGTACTGGAGGATTTTCTGACTTGGCTGATGAGATTGAAGACTTGATGTTGGCAACCACTGACGAGTGGCTAGCTGGCAAGAATCTTCCAGAAGGTGAGATTTTGGCTAATTTTGTCAAATTCCACAAGTTAGTAGCTGACTACGATGCACGTGAAGCAGCAGGAACTGAACCTGTTCAAGCGCTCATTAAAGAGTACCAAGCCCTCACGTCGTTTGAAGCATTTGCAGGTCGCATTGGCAACTACGAGATGGAAGGTAAACCCAACCTCTTGCCATTTGGGGTGGCCCCAGACTTTATGGATGCCCAAACCAATGTCCTTTGGGCTCAAGCGCCAAGTCTTATCTTGCCAGATACGACCTACTACGCTGAAGACAACGACAAAGGTAAAGAATTGTTAGCCCTCTGGCGCCAATCACAGGAAGACTTGCTACCTAAATTTGGTTTCTCAGTAGAAGACATCAAAGATATGCTAGACAAGATTCTCGAATTGGACACAAAATTAGCTAAGTATGTCTTATCAAGTGAAGAATCAGCTGAATATGCCAAACTCTACCATCCATACGATTGGGCAGACTTTGCTAAATTGGCTCCAGAATTACCATTGGATGCTATCTTTACTGAAATCCTAGGACAAACCCCAGACAAGGTTATCGTTCCAGAAGAGCGTTTCTGGACGGAATTTGCGTCGACTTATTATTCTCAAGACAACTGGGAAAACCTCAAGGCAGAGCTAGTTTACAGCGCAGCCAATGCCTTTAACTCATACCTAACAGATGAGATTCGTGTCTTGTCAGGTGTTTACGGTCGTGCCCTTTCAGGAACACCACAAGCCATGGATAAGAAAAAAGCAGCCTTCTATTTAGCACAAGGGCCATTCAACCAAGCTTTGGGTCTCTGGTATGCGGGTGAAAAATTCTCACCTGAAGCCAAAGCAGATGTAGAAGCTAAAGTGGCAACCATGATTGGTGTCTATAAAGATCGTTTAAGAAACAACACCTGGTTGCAAAAAGAAACCATTGACAAGGCTATCACTAAACTCAACGTCATCATCCCACACATCGGTTACCCTGAAAAATTACCAGAAACCTATGCTAAGAAAGTGATTGATGAAAACCTATCATTGGTGGAAAATGCTAAGAACTTGGCTAAGATTTCTATCGCTCACTCTTGGAGCAAGTGGAACCAGCCAGTGGATCGCGATGAATGGCACATGCCAGCCCATATGGTCAATGCCTACTACGATCCGCAACAAAACCAAATCGTCTTTCCAGCAGCCATCTTACAAGCGCCATTCTACAGCTTGGAGCAATCCTCATCAGCCAACTACGGTGGTATCGGTGCCGTGATTGCCCATGAGATATCACACGCCTTTGACACCAACGGTGCCTCTTTCGACGAACATGGAAGCCTCAACAACTGGTGGACAGAAGAAGACTATGCAGCTTTCAAAGAGCGTACAGACAAAGTGGTTGAACAGTTTGACGGGATTGATTTTGCTGGTGGTAAGACTAATGGAAAATTAACCGTATCTGAAAACGTCGCTGACCTTGGTGGACTTGCAGCCGCACTTGAAGCAGCTAAGAAAGATGCTGATTTCTCAGCAGAAGATTACTTTACTAACTTTGCGACTATCTGGCGTATGAAAGCCCGCGAAGAGTACTTGCAACTCTTGCTATCGGTGGATGTTCATGCCCCTGGCAAACTTCGCACCAATGTCCAATTGCCGAACTTCGATGACTTCTTTACAACCTTTGATGTCAAAGAAGGTGACGGCATGTGGCGTGAACCAGCCGACCGTGTCGTGATTTGGTAA
- a CDS encoding transketolase family protein encodes MNRQTKEMRLVYRDFLKETNLERQDLAVLEADLSSSMMTHTLAQDFGDRYINVGIMEAEMIGAAAGLSLRGYKPYIHTFGPFASRRVFDQVFVSLAYAQLDATLIGSDAGVTAEVNGGTHMPFEDLSLMRAIPKAHVFEASDDVSFQAILENTLQLPGFKYIRTTRKAPKPLYDDKQDFSKGYCQLREGDDMTIVASGIMVAEALEACQLLEKEGLSVGLIDLFQIKPLPDNLESLLAGKPVLTVENHNKIGGLGSAICELLSQRTDTPVKRIGVDEAFGQVGKTDYLLEAYGLSVGHIVDAARAFIES; translated from the coding sequence ATGAATCGTCAAACTAAAGAGATGCGCCTCGTCTATCGTGATTTTCTGAAAGAAACGAACCTTGAGCGGCAAGATTTAGCGGTGTTAGAAGCGGATTTATCGAGTTCCATGATGACTCACACTCTGGCCCAAGATTTCGGTGACCGATATATCAATGTTGGTATCATGGAAGCTGAAATGATTGGTGCAGCAGCAGGTCTTTCCCTTCGTGGCTATAAACCTTATATCCACACTTTTGGCCCCTTCGCCTCAAGACGTGTTTTTGACCAAGTCTTTGTCTCCTTGGCCTACGCGCAACTGGATGCAACCTTGATTGGTTCAGATGCGGGTGTAACGGCTGAAGTCAATGGCGGTACCCACATGCCTTTTGAAGACCTCAGTCTTATGAGGGCTATTCCAAAGGCACATGTTTTTGAAGCTAGTGATGATGTTTCTTTTCAAGCCATTCTGGAAAATACTCTCCAGCTCCCAGGATTTAAATACATTCGAACCACACGCAAGGCGCCAAAACCACTCTATGACGACAAGCAGGATTTCTCAAAAGGCTACTGTCAGTTGAGGGAAGGTGATGATATGACCATAGTTGCTTCGGGGATTATGGTCGCAGAAGCTTTGGAAGCTTGTCAACTTCTAGAGAAAGAAGGGCTGTCTGTCGGTCTGATTGACCTCTTCCAAATCAAGCCACTTCCAGACAATCTTGAAAGTCTGCTTGCTGGGAAACCAGTTCTAACCGTAGAAAACCACAATAAAATTGGTGGCCTTGGTAGCGCTATTTGTGAATTGCTCAGTCAGAGAACAGACACACCAGTCAAACGGATAGGTGTTGATGAAGCTTTTGGGCAAGTCGGAAAAACAGACTACCTTTTGGAAGCTTATGGACTAAGTGTTGGTCATATCGTTGATGCTGCGAGAGCATTTATCGAATCATAA
- a CDS encoding transketolase, with product MPLSSEKHQELEKFAKEIRFNLLETLNHLGFGHYGGSLSIVETLAVLYGEVMPMVPEKHANKDRDYFILSKGHAGPALYSTLYLKGFFGKDFLHSLNQNGTKLPSHPDRNLTPGVDMTTGSLGQGMSVATGVAYSQQMEKKGFYTYTIVGDGELNEGQAWEAAQFAAHRKLSNLIVFVDDNKKQLDGSTCEISNPQDFVAKFKAFGFESFRVDGSDMAAIYQAIEDCKLSESDKPKCIVLDTIKGQGVEELESMASNHHIRPDAAMKEMLDAIAKRLGQELEVVK from the coding sequence ATGCCGTTATCTTCAGAAAAACATCAAGAATTGGAAAAATTTGCCAAAGAAATTCGGTTTAACCTTTTAGAAACTCTTAATCATCTTGGTTTTGGACACTATGGAGGTAGTCTTTCTATCGTTGAAACCCTGGCTGTCTTATATGGAGAGGTTATGCCAATGGTGCCAGAAAAACATGCCAATAAAGACCGTGACTATTTTATCCTGTCTAAAGGGCATGCGGGCCCAGCCCTATATAGCACTCTTTATTTGAAAGGGTTCTTTGGTAAGGATTTTCTCCATTCTCTAAACCAAAATGGAACTAAATTGCCGTCTCATCCTGACCGAAACTTAACGCCTGGGGTTGATATGACCACGGGTTCCCTGGGACAAGGGATGAGTGTCGCAACAGGTGTTGCCTATAGCCAACAAATGGAAAAGAAAGGTTTTTATACCTACACAATTGTTGGTGATGGTGAACTTAATGAGGGGCAGGCTTGGGAAGCAGCGCAGTTTGCAGCCCACAGAAAGTTATCAAACCTCATCGTTTTTGTTGACGACAATAAAAAACAGCTTGATGGCTCTACATGTGAGATTTCAAATCCTCAAGACTTTGTTGCTAAATTTAAGGCATTTGGTTTTGAATCTTTTAGAGTCGATGGCTCTGATATGGCAGCCATTTATCAGGCAATAGAGGATTGTAAGCTTTCTGAGTCTGACAAACCAAAATGCATCGTCCTTGATACGATTAAAGGTCAAGGTGTAGAAGAGTTAGAAAGCATGGCATCAAATCATCATATTCGTCCAGATGCAGCGATGAAGGAAATGCTTGATGCTATCGCTAAGCGATTAGGTCAGGAATTGGAGGTTGTCAAATGA
- a CDS encoding PTS ascorbate transporter subunit IIC: MKFLLDVVSTPAILVAFIAVIGLLLQKKGLPDIIKGGIKTFVGFLVVSGGAGLVQNSLNPFGSMFEQAFHLSGVVPNNEAIVAVALTKYGSATALIMFAGMVFNILIARFTKFKYIFLTGHHTLYMACMIAVILTVAGFTSAPLILFGGLALGIIMSLSPAFVQRYMIQLTGNDKVALGHFSSLGYWLSGFVGGFVGDKSKSTEDINFPKSLAFLRDSTVSITLSMAIIYLIVAIFAGNDWIMKELSGGTHGMVYALQLAGQFAAGVFVILAGVRLILGEIVPAFKGISEKLVPNSKPALDCPIVYPYAPNAVLVGFISSFAGGLVSMALMIMTGTTVILPGVVPHFFCGATAGVIGNASGGVRGATVGAFLQGVLISYLPIFLMPVLGGLGFEGSTFSDADFGLLGIILGGLNNVASATGIAVGIIVVLLAMFGFSFVGKSSQTKEG, translated from the coding sequence ATGAAATTCTTATTAGATGTAGTGTCTACACCAGCTATCTTGGTAGCATTTATTGCAGTCATTGGTCTTCTTTTGCAAAAGAAGGGACTTCCAGACATTATCAAAGGTGGGATTAAAACCTTTGTCGGTTTCTTGGTCGTTTCAGGTGGTGCCGGTCTTGTTCAAAATTCGTTGAATCCTTTTGGTTCTATGTTTGAACAAGCTTTCCATCTATCAGGAGTTGTGCCAAATAATGAAGCTATCGTAGCCGTGGCTTTGACAAAGTATGGCTCAGCAACTGCCCTTATCATGTTTGCAGGGATGGTCTTTAATATCCTGATTGCACGCTTCACCAAGTTCAAGTATATCTTCTTAACAGGTCATCATACCCTTTATATGGCGTGTATGATTGCGGTTATCTTAACCGTAGCAGGCTTTACCTCAGCACCTCTTATTCTCTTTGGAGGTCTTGCGCTTGGTATTATCATGAGCTTGTCACCAGCCTTTGTTCAAAGATACATGATTCAGTTGACAGGTAATGACAAGGTGGCACTTGGTCACTTTAGCTCACTCGGTTACTGGTTGAGCGGTTTTGTTGGTGGGTTTGTTGGTGACAAATCAAAATCAACAGAAGACATTAACTTTCCAAAGAGTCTTGCCTTTCTCCGTGATTCAACGGTAAGTATTACCCTATCAATGGCCATTATTTACCTCATTGTTGCGATTTTTGCTGGTAATGACTGGATCATGAAAGAGCTGAGTGGTGGCACACATGGTATGGTTTATGCCTTGCAACTAGCTGGACAATTTGCTGCAGGTGTCTTTGTTATCCTTGCTGGTGTTCGTCTTATTCTTGGTGAAATCGTTCCAGCCTTTAAAGGAATTTCTGAAAAGTTGGTACCAAATTCCAAACCAGCTTTGGACTGTCCAATTGTTTATCCATACGCACCAAATGCTGTTTTGGTTGGTTTCATTTCTAGTTTTGCCGGTGGTCTTGTAAGTATGGCCTTGATGATTATGACAGGAACTACTGTCATCTTGCCAGGAGTTGTTCCTCATTTCTTCTGTGGTGCGACAGCTGGTGTTATTGGAAATGCCTCTGGAGGTGTTCGTGGTGCAACAGTAGGTGCTTTCTTACAAGGTGTCCTCATCAGTTACTTGCCAATCTTCCTAATGCCAGTCCTTGGCGGTCTTGGATTTGAAGGCTCAACCTTCTCAGATGCCGACTTTGGACTTCTTGGGATTATCCTTGGTGGCTTGAATAATGTCGCAAGTGCAACAGGTATTGCTGTCGGTATCATTGTTGTTCTCCTAGCTATGTTTGGTTTCTCATTTGTCGGGAAATCTTCTCAAACGAAGGAGGGTTAG
- a CDS encoding PTS sugar transporter subunit IIB, translated as MLRIGTACGSGLGSSFMVQMNIESILNDLGVSGVEVEHYDLGGADPNAADVWIVGRDLEDSAGHLGDVRILNSIIDMDELRELVTAICQEKGLV; from the coding sequence ATGTTACGAATTGGTACTGCATGTGGGTCAGGTCTTGGCTCAAGTTTTATGGTTCAAATGAATATTGAGAGTATTCTCAATGACTTAGGTGTTAGTGGTGTTGAAGTTGAACACTACGATCTTGGTGGTGCAGATCCAAACGCAGCGGATGTTTGGATTGTTGGTCGCGATTTAGAAGATTCAGCTGGTCACCTTGGTGATGTTCGTATTTTAAATAGCATTATTGACATGGATGAATTACGCGAATTAGTGACAGCTATCTGTCAGGAAAAAGGCCTTGTTTGA